Genomic window (Tardiphaga sp. vice304):
GGCGCCGAACGGCTGCGCATCACGCCGTCGCCATATCATGACGACGCGCTGATCGACCGGCTTGCCGAGGCGATGGTGGTGGTCTGGGAGCAGCTCGGGCTGAAGCTCAATGCCAGGGCGCTGGCGGCCGAATAGGCTCTGCCGTCAGGACAATCCGCCGATGGATATCGTCTGGAAAGGTATCGTCGGGGGCCTGATGACCGCCGCGATCGTCTGGCTGTCGAAGCGCGGCAATACGCTGCCCGGCATCCTGCCGCTGTTTCCGACCTTCGGGCTGATCGCGCTGCTAGTGGTGGGCGCCAAGCATGACAATGCCGGCTTCCGCGAGGCTTGCCTCGCCGGCGCCAAGACCATCCCGGCCTATCTGGCGTTCCTGGCGGTATGCTATTTCGGCATCGAGCGTTTCGACTACCGGATCGCGCTGCTGGCCGGCCTCGGCGTCTGGCTCGCCGTCGCCCTGGCGGTATTCTTCGCGCCGCGCTGGCTCTGACGATGATGCGGTGATCGATGGCTCGCCGGGGATGGTGGCGGTCCGGGAGCAACGCGAGCTGAAGCTCGCGGTCGGGGGGCTGGCGGCAGAGCAAGCTCGCTTGAAACTTTGTTGCCCACATCGACGCTCGAACACCTCTCCCCGCCGGGGAGTGGTCGACCGGCGAAGCCGGGCGGGTGAGGAGACGCGGCGCCCTCGATAGTTCTGTGCCCCTCACCCGGAGTCTTGCTGTCGCAAGGCTCCGACCTCTCCCCGATGGGGAGAGGTGAAGGAGGCCGCCGCGCTTGGCCACTCCCGCTAATCCCTATCGCTTGCGCCTTGCCGACGCGCTAGTTTCCCTCGCGGAGCGCCAACGCTCCACGGGGAGCGCGCGCGATGCTGCATGACTGGGGCGTGATTCTCGTCGCCCTTGGCTACATCGGTTTTCTGTTCTGCGTCGCCAGCTATGGCGACCGCA
Coding sequences:
- a CDS encoding GlpM family protein; its protein translation is MDIVWKGIVGGLMTAAIVWLSKRGNTLPGILPLFPTFGLIALLVVGAKHDNAGFREACLAGAKTIPAYLAFLAVCYFGIERFDYRIALLAGLGVWLAVALAVFFAPRWL